The Pseudomonas parafulva genome includes a window with the following:
- the hutH gene encoding histidine ammonia-lyase, which yields MTELTLKPGCLTLAQLRTVHAGPVRLQLDASAGLAIDASVACVEQIIAQDRTAYGINTGFGLLASTRIASHDLENLQRSLVLSHAAGIGAPLDDALVRLIMVLKINSLSRGFSGIRRKVIDALIALVNAEVYPHIPLKGSVGASGDLAPLAHMSLVLLGEGKARYKGQWLAATEALAIAGLEPLTLAAKEGLALLNGTQASTAYALRGLFHGEDLFAAAVTCGALSVEAALGSRSPFDARIHEVRGQRGQIDTAACFRDLLGDTSEVSLSHQNCDKVQDPYSLRCQPQVMGACLTQLRQAAEVLGVEANAVSDNPLVFAAEGDVVSGGNFHAEPVAMAADNIALAIAEMGSLSERRISLMMDKHMSQLPPFLVENGGVNSGFMIAQVTAAALASENKALSHPHSVDSLPTSANQEDHVSMAPAAGKRLWEMAENTRGVLAIEWLGACQGLDLRKGLKTSAKLEQARQALRCEVPHYDRDRFFAPDIEKAVHLLAEGSLTALLPAGVLPSL from the coding sequence GTGACCGAACTTACCCTCAAGCCCGGCTGCCTGACCCTGGCGCAACTGCGCACTGTGCATGCAGGCCCAGTAAGGCTTCAGCTCGACGCCAGCGCCGGCCTGGCCATCGATGCCAGCGTGGCCTGCGTCGAACAGATCATCGCGCAGGACCGTACCGCCTATGGCATCAACACAGGTTTCGGGCTGCTGGCATCGACCCGCATCGCCAGCCACGACCTGGAAAACCTGCAGCGTTCGCTGGTGCTGTCCCATGCTGCCGGGATCGGCGCGCCCCTCGATGACGCTTTGGTCCGATTGATCATGGTGCTGAAGATCAACAGCCTGAGCCGCGGCTTTTCCGGTATTCGCCGCAAGGTCATCGACGCGCTGATCGCGCTGGTCAACGCCGAGGTCTATCCTCACATCCCCCTCAAAGGCTCGGTCGGCGCTTCCGGTGATCTCGCGCCGCTGGCCCACATGTCCCTGGTACTGCTGGGGGAGGGCAAGGCGCGCTATAAGGGCCAGTGGCTTGCGGCTACCGAGGCCCTGGCCATCGCTGGCCTTGAGCCGTTGACCCTGGCCGCCAAAGAGGGGCTCGCCCTGCTCAATGGCACCCAGGCCTCCACGGCCTATGCCCTGCGCGGGCTATTCCATGGCGAGGACCTGTTCGCCGCCGCGGTCACCTGCGGCGCGCTCAGCGTGGAAGCCGCCCTTGGTTCGCGCTCGCCCTTCGATGCCCGTATCCATGAAGTGCGCGGCCAGCGCGGGCAGATCGACACCGCTGCCTGCTTCCGGGACCTGCTGGGGGACACCAGCGAGGTATCGCTCTCGCACCAGAACTGCGACAAGGTCCAGGATCCTTACTCGCTGCGCTGCCAACCACAAGTGATGGGCGCCTGCCTCACCCAACTGCGCCAGGCTGCCGAGGTGCTCGGCGTCGAGGCCAATGCTGTGTCGGACAACCCTTTGGTGTTCGCCGCCGAAGGCGACGTGGTTTCAGGGGGTAATTTCCATGCCGAGCCGGTGGCGATGGCCGCCGACAACATCGCCTTGGCCATCGCCGAAATGGGCTCGTTGAGCGAGCGCCGCATCTCGCTGATGATGGACAAGCACATGTCCCAACTGCCGCCTTTCCTGGTAGAAAACGGTGGGGTCAACTCCGGCTTCATGATTGCCCAGGTCACCGCCGCTGCCCTGGCAAGCGAGAACAAGGCCCTGTCGCATCCCCACAGCGTCGACAGCCTGCCGACCTCCGCCAACCAGGAGGACCATGTGTCAATGGCTCCGGCTGCCGGCAAACGTCTATGGGAAATGGCCGAAAATACCCGGGGCGTGCTGGCGATCGAATGGTTGGGCGCCTGCCAGGGCCTGGATCTGCGCAAAGGGCTCAAGACCTCCGCCAAGCTTGAGCAAGCACGCCAGGCGTTGCGCTGTGAAGTGCCGCACTACGACCGCGACCGGTTCTTTGCACCGGACATCGAAAAGGCCGTGCACCTGCTGGCCGAAGGCAGCCTGACCGCGCTGTTGCCAGCGGGCGTGCTCCCTAGTCTGTAA
- a CDS encoding amino acid permease: MQPAQGLKRGLTARHIRFMALGSAIGTGLFYGSASAIQMAGPAVLLAYLIGGAAVFMVMRALGEMAVHNPVAGSFGHYASTYLGPMAGFILGWTYAFEMVIVAIADVTAFGIYMGFWFPEVARWTWVLGIVLFIGALNLCNVKVFGELEFWLSLLKVGAIVAMILAGLGIMAFGFSQVGSGQAVGLGNLFDHGGFMPNGVAGLIASFAVVMFAFGGIEIIGVTAGEAKDPQRVIPKAINAVPLRILLFYVLTLFVLMCLYPWPQIGSQGSPFVQIFSNLGIGSAAAVLNVVVISAAVSAINSDIFGAGRMMYGLAQQGHAPKGFSRLSRHGVPWMTVLVMGAALLVGVLLNYLIPENVFLLIASIATFATVWVWLMILITQVAMRRSMSREQMAELKFPVPFWPWGPALAIAFMVFVFGVLGYFPDTQAALLVGMVWLVFLVASYLLWCKPRTGQGAPVAEAAELHR, translated from the coding sequence ATGCAACCTGCACAAGGTCTAAAGCGCGGGCTGACTGCCCGCCACATTCGTTTCATGGCCCTCGGCTCGGCTATCGGTACCGGCCTGTTCTATGGCTCGGCCTCGGCCATCCAGATGGCCGGCCCGGCGGTATTGCTGGCTTACCTGATTGGCGGCGCAGCGGTATTCATGGTCATGCGGGCATTGGGCGAGATGGCCGTACACAACCCCGTAGCCGGGTCGTTCGGTCACTATGCCAGCACCTACCTGGGCCCCATGGCCGGCTTCATCCTCGGCTGGACCTACGCGTTCGAGATGGTCATCGTCGCCATTGCCGACGTGACGGCGTTCGGTATCTACATGGGCTTCTGGTTCCCGGAGGTCGCCCGCTGGACATGGGTGCTGGGCATCGTCTTGTTCATCGGCGCGCTCAACCTGTGCAACGTCAAGGTGTTCGGCGAGCTGGAATTCTGGCTGTCCTTGCTCAAGGTGGGGGCGATCGTGGCCATGATCCTGGCGGGCCTGGGCATCATGGCGTTCGGCTTCAGCCAGGTGGGCAGCGGGCAGGCCGTGGGCCTGGGCAACCTGTTCGACCATGGTGGTTTCATGCCTAACGGTGTCGCCGGGCTGATCGCCTCGTTCGCAGTGGTGATGTTCGCCTTCGGCGGCATAGAGATCATCGGGGTGACCGCAGGCGAGGCCAAGGATCCGCAACGGGTGATTCCCAAGGCGATCAACGCCGTGCCCCTGCGCATCCTGCTGTTCTATGTACTCACCCTGTTCGTGCTGATGTGTCTGTACCCCTGGCCGCAGATTGGCAGCCAGGGCAGCCCCTTCGTGCAGATCTTCAGTAACCTGGGGATCGGCTCTGCGGCTGCGGTGCTGAACGTGGTGGTGATCTCCGCGGCCGTTTCGGCCATCAACAGCGATATCTTCGGTGCGGGCCGCATGATGTATGGTCTGGCCCAGCAGGGGCATGCCCCCAAGGGTTTTAGCCGGCTGTCCAGGCATGGCGTGCCGTGGATGACGGTACTGGTCATGGGGGCAGCGCTGCTGGTTGGCGTACTGCTCAATTACCTGATCCCCGAAAACGTGTTTCTGCTGATCGCCTCGATCGCCACCTTCGCCACCGTCTGGGTCTGGCTGATGATCCTCATCACTCAAGTGGCGATGCGGCGCAGCATGAGCCGCGAGCAGATGGCCGAGCTCAAGTTTCCGGTACCGTTCTGGCCCTGGGGGCCGGCGTTGGCCATTGCCTTCATGGTCTTTGTCTTCGGTGTGCTTGGCTATTTCCCCGACACCCAGGCGGCGTTGCTGGTCGGCATGGTCTGGCTGGTCTTTCTGGTGGCGTCCTACCTGCTGTGGTGCAAGCCGCGGACAGGACAGGGCGCGCCAGTGGCCGAAGCCGCCGAGCTGCATCGCTAG
- the hutI gene encoding imidazolonepropionase yields MKTLWQHCHVATMAEGRYSIIEDAAIVTGGGRILWIGPRANWAVEGTEQTVDLGGAWVTPGLIDCHTHAVFGGNRSGEFEQRLQGVSYAEIAAQGGGIASTVRATRAASEDMLFASAQQRVQALMRDGVTTLEIKSGYGLDLANERKMLRVARRLGDELGITVRATCLAAHALPPEYAERSDDYIAHICNDMLPALAAEGLVDAVDAFCEHLAFSPAQVERLFIKAQQLGLPVKLHAEQLSSLHGSSLAARYQALSADHLEFMTEEDAMAMAAAGTVAVLLPGAFYFLRETQLPPMDALRRHGVKVALASDLNPGTSPGLSLRLMLNMGCTLMRMTPEEALAGVTTHAAHALGMGSSHGTLETGKAADFVAWQIERPADLAYWLGGDLPKRVVRGGHERDI; encoded by the coding sequence ATGAAAACCCTCTGGCAGCACTGCCATGTGGCAACCATGGCCGAAGGCCGTTATTCGATCATCGAAGACGCCGCCATCGTGACCGGTGGTGGGCGAATCCTGTGGATCGGCCCACGTGCCAACTGGGCAGTCGAAGGCACCGAGCAGACGGTGGACCTGGGTGGCGCCTGGGTAACCCCCGGGCTGATCGATTGCCACACGCACGCGGTATTCGGCGGCAACCGCAGCGGCGAGTTCGAACAGCGGCTGCAAGGTGTGAGCTATGCCGAGATCGCCGCGCAGGGCGGGGGCATTGCCAGTACCGTGAGGGCCACTCGCGCCGCCAGTGAAGACATGCTGTTCGCCAGCGCCCAGCAGCGCGTCCAGGCGTTGATGCGCGATGGCGTGACCACCCTGGAGATCAAGTCCGGTTACGGCCTGGACCTGGCCAACGAGCGCAAGATGCTGCGTGTAGCCCGACGTCTGGGTGACGAGCTGGGTATCACGGTTCGGGCCACGTGTCTGGCAGCCCACGCCTTACCGCCGGAATACGCCGAACGCAGCGACGACTACATTGCCCACATCTGCAATGACATGCTGCCGGCATTGGCAGCAGAAGGGCTGGTGGATGCGGTGGATGCCTTCTGCGAACACTTGGCCTTCTCACCCGCACAGGTTGAACGCTTGTTCATCAAGGCGCAGCAATTGGGTTTGCCGGTCAAGCTGCACGCGGAACAATTGTCCTCCTTGCACGGCTCCAGCCTGGCTGCCCGCTACCAGGCACTGTCGGCCGATCACCTGGAATTCATGACAGAAGAAGATGCCATGGCCATGGCAGCGGCTGGCACCGTGGCCGTCTTGTTGCCCGGCGCGTTCTACTTTCTGCGCGAAACCCAGCTTCCGCCAATGGACGCCCTGCGCCGGCACGGCGTGAAAGTCGCCCTGGCCAGCGACCTGAACCCGGGCACTTCGCCGGGCCTGTCGCTGCGGCTAATGCTGAACATGGGCTGCACCCTGATGCGCATGACGCCTGAAGAAGCCCTTGCCGGTGTCACCACCCATGCGGCGCACGCGCTGGGCATGGGAAGCAGCCATGGCACCCTTGAAACGGGCAAGGCTGCGGACTTCGTTGCCTGGCAAATAGAACGCCCTGCCGACCTGGCCTATTGGCTTGGCGGCGACCTGCCCAAGCGCGTGGTGCGCGGCGGCCATGAACGTGATATCTGA
- the hutG gene encoding N-formylglutamate deformylase produces the protein MDKVLSFHQGQLPLLISIPHAGLKLTPAVADGLVDQARSLPDTDWHIPRLYDFAQALGASVLTAEYSRFVIDLNRPEDDKPLYAGATTGLYPDTLFEGEPLFKEGLAPSPAERKHYLEQVWHPYHRAIRHELARLRETFGYVLLWDAHSIRSHIPRLFDGKLPDFNLGTFNDASCDPSLAQRLTHVCQQAQGYDHVLNGRFKGGHITRHYGNPAAHVHAVQLELAQSTYMQEREPFTYREDLARPTQAVLKQLLEALLAWGQARYRN, from the coding sequence ATGGACAAGGTACTGAGCTTTCACCAGGGTCAATTGCCGCTGTTGATCAGCATTCCCCATGCGGGCCTGAAGCTGACCCCGGCAGTGGCCGATGGCCTGGTCGACCAGGCGCGCAGCCTGCCCGATACGGACTGGCACATTCCCCGTCTGTACGATTTCGCCCAGGCGCTGGGCGCCAGCGTACTGACGGCCGAGTATTCGCGTTTCGTCATCGACCTCAACCGCCCGGAGGACGATAAGCCGCTGTATGCAGGGGCCACCACCGGGCTCTATCCGGACACCCTCTTTGAGGGTGAACCTTTGTTCAAGGAGGGGCTGGCGCCAAGCCCGGCAGAGCGCAAGCACTACCTTGAGCAAGTCTGGCACCCTTATCACAGGGCAATCAGGCATGAGCTGGCACGCTTGCGTGAGACGTTTGGCTATGTCTTGCTCTGGGACGCCCACTCCATCCGCTCGCACATTCCTCGGCTGTTCGACGGCAAGCTGCCGGACTTCAACCTCGGGACCTTCAACGATGCGAGTTGCGACCCGAGCCTGGCCCAGCGGCTGACGCACGTCTGCCAACAGGCACAAGGTTACGATCATGTGCTCAATGGGCGCTTCAAGGGCGGGCACATCACCCGTCACTACGGCAACCCAGCCGCTCACGTTCACGCCGTCCAACTGGAGCTCGCGCAAAGCACCTACATGCAAGAGCGTGAACCTTTTACCTACCGTGAAGACTTGGCACGCCCAACCCAGGCGGTGCTCAAGCAGCTGCTGGAGGCGCTGCTGGCATGGGGCCAGGCGCGTTATCGCAACTGA
- a CDS encoding dermonecrotic toxin domain-containing protein — protein MPTPTSDTLPLQGVHYSTIAKRIPQWLKKSPAQTHQALRNWRQAPAWLASAITEQPAIARAWSMEHAQHRQHQAQVAALFEQVADLKSYARKALTEAIAERFGLQVDVDRSYLVDARLIKEHNALDGRQAVERATRSLLQAALHNFEASAAVEGGMDAPDALLKKSVILDHRRFMGTVPITNALDIPAEAFADLCRTLDIGRKYHDLIHAIYYPAATADRSADEVALEVYQTLGRTEGSAWRQSLHYARLKGDISETFYTAALAVPLDQKLDPYASGIRFSELQLWGCVLTGVVAIDTQSATDSRVALYIPADEHTPLKEFADTQAMHDALRDRLQADMSYLDKHVPERDKAMVRQRLQARLMPLGWSTRGVYEPVLDPNARLYPVQTPFSHAFEGLMAFRKVERHEQDILFHAVPTEIVDRRAAQAHRELIAERALLALNIAGFFVPGLGEAMLLVGIVQLAHEVYEGIEAWEADERDTAYDYLVDVVENVAVMAALAAAGHALKGTSEASEGDEPIVEEPDDEPGDARTPVETPSFIEELEDVGMPDGQVSLWKPDLTPYQIQDPLPQAGVPNEQGLLVHEGQQRLILQGRQYRVVSDAGTGQYRLQHPRGEHRYQPPLRHNGAGAWVQVTDRPATWTGSTLLQRMGHLSADFDEPTLRRMLKISDTDEDAVRRALVENERLPALLQDTLQRFKLDQSISQLPTTADRSTEFFRAYSRMTSAQLPDAEPIMRAYPGLPAAIADELVSSANANERGVLASGRVPLRLSEEIRVYLQQVRLARAYEGLFLVGAQGWDSDRLVLHTLPTLSKWPAETRLQIVRGGSWPTQAEAVGPEQGSPRVTIIHAHAGYIVQDQDDPSRLITAHPDLFTALHAALPEVMAKLGAADAPALQHLMQESPLLPRPALRKVLGMRPVRPGYRSPMRLADGRLGYPLSGGGPQAHAVSHSQLIAAVEALELAQRTGRSADQVINTLASGGRTRLQIFEHLQRLAEQRTELQSRLDDWSEAISPPTDEAARNYDALREAIVQFWYDTALDEGDRSSAVLRLAQISLADIPLNLPEFFYQRVSSLILYDLPSGAMASWAQNERLLQRLLRQMPQLEALEIDRPYTPRATPSAFMFSIPTILENLPRLQRLALTNQNIALSSSDLDMLTGAGQLRHLDLSGNRLAQSNRPSFHALTLNYLGLDRMQLSQWPMGIGSDALSRIGELSLRDNNLLTLPTFLLHEAESLRLPPVINLEGNPINEIHVQRLLMNEQLDTSGIRVDQPPSLIEGITRLRNERSQVREALEGWAQASSSSNPLTQTALAERQRIETAINDFWTHQEQGHRYLRLQLEDVSIEHFPRRLPPFFGERVRALALTRLRGTTAQLDELLSRFPGITRLTIDGHQAPQSTLPTALLRLPALEYLELRNMNLEIDQPMFEIFGRLPHLTSLDLSGNRVGAINHVPAHLAANLQSLVLSNMDLQGWPSWCDQLLPLELLDLSSNNITELPDHILSNLDNAIPISSVSLLDNPLPAATIQRVRTFSDSHHSFSFALDIPNDLLLTDGSSDGSLDHPHFPVASDDTPRMESWMLGNALQNESLQACWEALAGSDLLRLAGRLQNAAPYVEPATRGSFCERVRLMLVAAASNPAERPLLESIAVEALPDESGAQTCHDGALQAFNNIELYLMHQRVVIDAGDSLQQMRQRLLQLFRVEELERLAQHRAIPGDLVSVRLAYRRELAKELELPIADRMRFRSAANLAADELSSVLEHVRKREHSEAFIDYLLSNQDWTQRLRGEYAERFEEIENRYRQRVMELANTSHPLQEEVVLQQGLQVDRELEEQALLRELTLKEVAKD, from the coding sequence ATGCCCACCCCAACCAGCGATACCCTACCCTTACAAGGTGTCCATTACTCCACCATCGCCAAGCGCATCCCCCAGTGGCTGAAAAAGAGCCCGGCCCAGACGCATCAAGCCTTGCGCAACTGGCGGCAGGCACCTGCCTGGCTGGCGTCAGCGATTACAGAGCAACCGGCCATCGCGCGTGCCTGGAGCATGGAACATGCTCAGCACCGTCAACACCAAGCGCAGGTCGCGGCGCTGTTCGAGCAGGTTGCAGACCTGAAGAGCTATGCTAGAAAGGCGTTGACCGAAGCCATCGCTGAACGCTTTGGTCTGCAGGTAGATGTCGACCGGAGCTACCTGGTGGACGCGCGCCTGATCAAGGAGCACAACGCCCTGGACGGGCGGCAGGCCGTGGAACGGGCGACCCGCTCACTGCTTCAGGCAGCCCTGCATAATTTCGAGGCATCGGCCGCCGTTGAGGGGGGCATGGATGCGCCCGACGCGCTCCTGAAAAAATCGGTGATTCTCGACCACCGACGCTTCATGGGCACCGTGCCCATCACCAATGCGCTGGATATACCGGCAGAGGCCTTCGCCGACCTGTGTCGAACGCTGGACATTGGTAGGAAATATCACGACCTGATCCACGCGATCTATTACCCGGCCGCAACGGCCGACCGCAGTGCCGACGAGGTGGCCTTGGAGGTGTATCAAACACTGGGACGAACAGAGGGGTCGGCCTGGCGGCAGTCCCTGCATTACGCTCGCTTGAAGGGCGATATCAGCGAGACGTTCTACACCGCCGCGCTGGCAGTGCCGCTTGATCAAAAGCTGGACCCTTACGCCTCAGGGATCAGGTTCAGCGAGCTGCAACTCTGGGGTTGCGTACTGACGGGGGTAGTGGCCATCGACACGCAATCGGCTACCGATAGCCGCGTTGCGCTGTACATTCCCGCCGACGAGCATACTCCTCTCAAGGAGTTCGCTGATACGCAGGCCATGCATGACGCGCTGCGGGATCGGCTTCAGGCCGACATGAGCTACCTGGACAAGCATGTGCCCGAGCGCGACAAGGCGATGGTTCGACAGCGCCTGCAAGCGCGTCTGATGCCGCTGGGCTGGAGTACTCGCGGCGTGTACGAGCCCGTACTCGATCCCAATGCCAGGCTCTATCCCGTTCAAACGCCTTTCAGTCACGCGTTTGAGGGGCTCATGGCTTTTCGCAAGGTGGAACGTCATGAACAGGACATTCTCTTTCACGCCGTTCCAACCGAGATCGTCGACCGGCGTGCGGCCCAGGCTCACCGCGAACTCATTGCCGAGCGCGCATTACTGGCACTGAACATCGCCGGCTTCTTCGTGCCTGGCCTCGGTGAGGCCATGCTACTGGTGGGTATCGTCCAGCTAGCCCATGAAGTGTATGAGGGCATCGAAGCCTGGGAAGCAGACGAGCGCGACACGGCTTACGACTATCTGGTCGATGTCGTCGAGAACGTAGCGGTCATGGCTGCGCTGGCAGCTGCTGGCCATGCGCTCAAGGGAACATCGGAAGCCTCCGAGGGCGACGAACCCATCGTCGAGGAACCCGACGACGAACCCGGTGACGCGCGCACTCCCGTAGAAACCCCGTCATTCATCGAGGAGCTGGAAGACGTGGGCATGCCTGATGGGCAGGTAAGTCTGTGGAAACCTGATCTCACGCCCTATCAAATCCAGGACCCACTGCCGCAGGCAGGGGTGCCCAATGAGCAGGGCCTGTTGGTGCATGAGGGTCAACAACGGCTGATACTGCAGGGCCGCCAGTATCGGGTCGTGTCAGACGCTGGCACCGGCCAATACCGGCTGCAACACCCACGCGGCGAGCATCGCTATCAGCCACCGCTGCGCCATAATGGCGCTGGCGCGTGGGTTCAGGTCACAGACCGCCCAGCTACCTGGACAGGTTCGACACTGTTGCAAAGAATGGGGCACCTAAGTGCCGACTTCGATGAGCCGACGCTGCGACGAATGCTAAAGATCAGTGACACGGACGAAGATGCCGTGCGCAGGGCGCTGGTGGAGAACGAGCGGTTGCCTGCGTTGCTACAAGACACGCTGCAGCGATTCAAGCTTGACCAGTCGATAAGCCAGTTGCCCACCACGGCAGACCGATCAACCGAATTTTTCAGAGCCTACAGCCGCATGACATCGGCCCAACTGCCCGATGCCGAACCGATCATGCGTGCATACCCCGGTCTTCCAGCCGCCATTGCCGACGAGCTGGTAAGCAGCGCCAATGCCAACGAACGAGGCGTGCTGGCAAGCGGTAGGGTGCCGCTGCGGCTGAGTGAGGAAATTCGTGTTTATCTGCAACAGGTCCGTCTGGCGCGGGCTTACGAGGGGTTGTTCCTGGTAGGGGCTCAAGGCTGGGACAGCGATCGACTGGTGCTGCACACCCTGCCCACACTCAGCAAATGGCCTGCCGAAACCAGACTACAAATCGTAAGGGGTGGGTCCTGGCCCACTCAAGCCGAGGCAGTCGGCCCCGAGCAAGGCAGCCCCCGCGTAACCATCATCCATGCCCATGCGGGGTACATCGTCCAGGATCAAGACGATCCATCTCGGCTGATAACGGCACATCCGGACCTCTTTACCGCGCTGCACGCGGCGCTGCCAGAGGTCATGGCAAAACTCGGCGCGGCTGACGCGCCGGCCCTGCAGCACCTGATGCAGGAAAGCCCGCTGCTGCCTCGCCCAGCCTTGCGCAAGGTTCTGGGCATGCGGCCGGTGCGCCCCGGCTATCGCTCACCCATGCGCCTTGCCGATGGTCGCCTGGGGTATCCGCTGAGCGGCGGTGGCCCGCAAGCCCATGCGGTCTCTCACTCACAACTCATTGCAGCGGTCGAGGCACTGGAGTTGGCGCAGCGTACCGGCCGCTCTGCCGATCAAGTGATCAATACGCTGGCCAGTGGCGGCCGCACCCGCCTGCAGATTTTCGAGCACCTGCAACGCTTGGCCGAACAGCGCACCGAACTGCAAAGCAGGCTCGATGACTGGAGCGAGGCCATCTCGCCGCCGACCGACGAGGCAGCACGCAACTACGACGCATTGCGCGAGGCGATCGTGCAGTTCTGGTATGACACGGCGTTGGACGAAGGCGACCGGAGTTCGGCCGTGTTACGCCTGGCGCAGATCTCTCTGGCTGATATTCCGCTGAACTTACCCGAGTTCTTCTACCAGCGAGTGAGCAGCCTGATCTTGTATGACCTGCCCTCAGGCGCGATGGCCAGTTGGGCGCAGAACGAGCGTTTGCTGCAACGCCTGCTCCGTCAGATGCCGCAACTCGAGGCATTGGAAATCGACCGTCCCTACACACCCCGGGCAACACCCTCGGCATTCATGTTCAGCATACCCACCATTCTGGAGAATCTGCCACGGTTGCAGCGCCTGGCACTGACCAACCAGAACATTGCCTTGTCCTCCAGTGACCTGGACATGCTGACCGGCGCCGGTCAACTGCGTCATCTGGACCTCTCTGGAAACCGCTTGGCGCAGAGTAACCGGCCTAGCTTCCACGCGCTCACACTCAATTACCTCGGGCTCGACCGCATGCAGCTGTCGCAATGGCCAATGGGCATCGGCAGCGACGCCTTGAGCCGCATCGGTGAGCTGTCGCTGCGCGACAATAACCTGCTCACGCTGCCAACGTTCCTGCTGCACGAAGCCGAATCACTTCGCCTGCCGCCGGTCATCAATCTTGAAGGCAACCCTATAAACGAAATTCACGTGCAGCGTTTGCTTATGAACGAGCAACTGGACACTTCCGGCATTCGCGTGGACCAACCGCCGTCGCTTATCGAGGGAATCACGCGCCTGCGCAACGAGCGCTCGCAGGTACGAGAAGCGCTCGAAGGCTGGGCGCAGGCATCGAGTTCCAGCAACCCTTTGACACAAACCGCCCTGGCCGAGCGTCAGCGCATTGAAACGGCGATCAACGATTTCTGGACGCATCAGGAACAGGGCCATCGATACCTCAGGCTGCAACTGGAAGACGTGTCGATTGAGCACTTCCCCAGGCGCCTGCCGCCATTCTTTGGCGAGCGTGTTCGCGCCCTGGCCTTGACTCGCCTGCGGGGCACGACTGCGCAGCTCGATGAGTTGCTCAGTCGCTTTCCAGGTATCACGCGCTTGACCATAGACGGTCATCAAGCGCCGCAATCGACACTGCCTACCGCCTTGCTGCGCTTGCCAGCGCTGGAGTACCTGGAACTGCGCAACATGAACCTGGAAATCGACCAACCCATGTTCGAGATCTTTGGTCGCCTGCCCCACCTCACCTCACTGGACCTGTCGGGCAACCGGGTGGGCGCCATCAACCACGTCCCTGCTCACCTCGCGGCGAATCTGCAGTCCCTGGTGCTGAGCAACATGGACCTGCAGGGCTGGCCAAGCTGGTGCGATCAATTGCTGCCGCTCGAATTGCTGGACCTCAGCTCGAACAACATCACCGAACTGCCAGACCATATCCTGTCGAATCTGGATAACGCCATTCCGATTTCTTCCGTGTCCTTGCTCGACAACCCGCTGCCAGCTGCCACCATCCAGCGGGTCCGTACGTTTTCGGACAGCCACCACAGCTTCTCCTTCGCCCTGGACATTCCCAACGATCTACTGCTCACCGACGGTTCCAGTGATGGCTCCCTGGACCACCCGCATTTCCCGGTGGCCAGTGACGATACCCCCCGGATGGAGTCGTGGATGCTGGGAAATGCACTGCAAAATGAATCTTTGCAGGCATGCTGGGAGGCGCTTGCAGGCAGCGACTTGCTGCGCCTGGCAGGCCGTTTGCAAAACGCGGCCCCTTATGTGGAGCCTGCCACCCGGGGCAGCTTCTGCGAACGGGTGCGACTGATGCTGGTCGCGGCGGCGAGCAACCCGGCCGAGCGGCCATTGCTGGAAAGCATCGCTGTAGAGGCGCTGCCTGACGAGAGTGGCGCACAAACTTGCCATGACGGTGCGCTTCAGGCGTTCAACAACATCGAGTTGTACCTGATGCATCAACGTGTCGTGATTGATGCGGGGGATAGCCTGCAGCAGATGCGTCAAAGGCTGCTGCAGCTGTTCCGGGTAGAGGAACTCGAACGCCTTGCCCAGCACCGCGCGATACCGGGGGATCTGGTTTCGGTGCGCCTGGCCTACCGCCGCGAGCTGGCCAAGGAACTCGAGCTGCCCATCGCTGACCGTATGCGTTTCCGAAGTGCTGCCAACCTGGCAGCCGATGAGCTTTCGAGCGTTCTCGAACACGTGCGCAAGCGCGAACACAGCGAAGCCTTCATCGATTACCTGCTGTCCAACCAGGACTGGACCCAGCGCCTTCGCGGTGAATACGCCGAGCGGTTCGAGGAAATTGAGAACCGGTACCGCCAGCGGGTAATGGAACTGGCCAATACCAGCCATCCGCTGCAGGAAGAGGTGGTCTTGCAACAAGGCTTGCAAGTGGACCGGGAGCTCGAGGAGCAGGCACTGCTGCGCGAGCTCACGCTCAAGGAGGTCGCCAAAGACTGA